CTTTTAAAATCTCATCATCAACTGAGAAATCTACCTCAGCCTTGTCGCGACCAGAGGCGAGATAATCATTTAAGAACGAGTCTTTCAGCCCAGAAATCAAGTCATATTCTGGATGCCAGCCTAGTTCAGTTTTGGCTTTATCAACTGAAGCGAAGAAATGCTGAGTTCTCATAGGAAAAGCCTTGCGCTTCCCAAAATCAAACTTTTTCGCGTCGTAATGGACAATTTGCAAATCTTGGTCTGACTTCCCAGCAGCAATAGCACAAGCACGCGCTAACCCATCAAAGGTGACATAGCGATCGCCTGACACATTATAAATCTGCCCGACTGCCTGAGATTTCCCTAAAATTGCTGCCATCGCCGCCGCTAAGTCTTTCACATGACCAAACTGGGTGATATGCAAGCCATTTCCGGGAATTGGAATCGGGCGATTCCGCACAATCCGATCGAAAAACCAAGCTTCCAAATCGTTGTAGTTCTGAGGCCCGTAAATATAAGTAGGACGAATAGATGTAACAGGTAATCCCTGTTGGGTGAGGTAAGCTTCTGTTTCAAACTTGCCCTTGTGACGACTTTTTGGATCGACAGCATCGCCTTCTACATGAGGCATTTGGTCTGACTTCAGATAAACACCAGCAGAACTCATGTAGACAAAATGCTGCACCCGGTCTTTAAATATTTCTGCTAAAGGTTGGGTGTCGCTTAATTCCCGCCCGTTGTTATCAAAGATAGCGTCAAAATTTTCTGAAGATAACTTTTCTTTTAGTTGCGAGGCATCAGTGCGATCGCCATGAATTTGTTTTAGACCTTCAACTGGTGCAGACTTGTTGCCGCGATTAAAAAGTACGACTTCATGCCCTTGCTCCACCAGCATTTTTGTTAGATAAACCCCAATGAACCGGGTTCCACCCATCATTAAAATTCGCATTCTGCACCATCCTCATTTTTTGCCAATTTGTCTGAAATTTTCCACGAACGTCCTTCACAGTGAACTTCATCGCCAATGATTTGAACGCCACGTCGTGCAATCGCAAATATTTCTTTTCTCTCTGAATCTGTTAAGTAGTCATCACCTTTACGGCCCATTGGACGCTTTCGAGGATCTCCCCCAGCATCTAGATAGCGTTGCCGAGATCGGGCAAAAAGTTCTTTTAATCTTTCGGACTCTTGTTTCTGGACTTCAGTCAGTTCTTTCATAGTTCCGATCTCCATCTCATAGGAACAATATCGCCATTTTGCAGGAGTCGGGCATAAGGTAATACAGAGCTTGGTGTTTCAATTACCCAAATTCCTGTTTCTTCATCATACACCGCATTGCTAAGTAGTTCTAAGGTGTCCAGAGCGTTAAGAATTAGATACTGTAATTCTGATGGTTCCACAAGTTGTTATTCTAAATTTTTGCCAAAACTCATCTTACAGTCTGAGTTGAGTGACAGCAATTTTGCCGGAAAAACAAACATCAACATCACTTCCGGGAGTGCGATCGCGTTTTTGATATTCTCCTACATAGTAAAAATCATCACCTTCAATTCGGTAATTTACTGGCAACGGTCGCTTACAGGGTTCGCAAAACACCACTTCTGGATCGGGATCTCCTGGTTCCAAATGTGGTAAATTGACGTTCCAAAAGCTTCCCGGTTCAATGGTACGAGTCAGTAAGTCTGCTAAAACTCCAGCTGTCCAACGCGCCGCCACATCCCAATCAACATTCCGCTTCCCTTTGCGATAATGAGAAACGGCAATTCCCGGAACTCGGTGCATCGCCGCTTCGCGCACAGCTGCCACGGTGCCTGAGATGTAAGAGTCAACTCCCAAGTTGCCTCCAGCATTGATGCCTGAAAGTACGAATTTGACATTTGGACATAAATGTGACAAGGCAATGCGAACGCAATCAGCGGGAGTGCCTGCGATCGCATATTCAACATTAGAGCGTCGCTTGAGATGAATCGCTCTAGTCGTCGTCACCTGATGACCGCAACCCGATAGATGGTCACAGGGAGCAACAATTACGCCATTGCCATTCATCGCCTTGTACAGCGCTCGGATACCAGGAGCGTCTATTCCGTCGTCGTTGGTGATAATGAACGTCATAGATTTTTGGAGAGTAGTGTTGTAGTGTTCTGCTAAGCCATACTAAAATCAGAACTATAAAAATAATTCAAGCGCTATCAAAGTAATTTATAGTTAAATTTTGTAAGATTATTCTATAGTGATAACACTCACCAGATACTTTTAGTATGCTTAATTCTTTACCCTTTGCTTACTTCCAAAACAAATTTGTGCCTTTTGCTGAGGCAAATATTTCCATCGCTACCCATGCTTTGCATTATGGAACTGGAGCCTTTGGAGGATTGCGCGGCATCCCCGATCCCCAAAATCCTCAACAAATTTTGCTGTTTAGATTAGACCGTCATTGTCAAAGATTGAGTCAGAGTGCTAAGTTTCTTCGCTACGATTTGCCAGCGGATAAAATCGAAAATACTATAGTCGATTTTGTCCGAGTTAATAAGCCAACTACGTCTTTTTATATTCGACCTTTTATCTACACCTCAGATATAGGTATTGCTCCCAGACTTCATA
Above is a genomic segment from Funiculus sociatus GB2-C1 containing:
- a CDS encoding NAD-dependent epimerase/dehydratase family protein, whose amino-acid sequence is MRILMMGGTRFIGVYLTKMLVEQGHEVVLFNRGNKSAPVEGLKQIHGDRTDASQLKEKLSSENFDAIFDNNGRELSDTQPLAEIFKDRVQHFVYMSSAGVYLKSDQMPHVEGDAVDPKSRHKGKFETEAYLTQQGLPVTSIRPTYIYGPQNYNDLEAWFFDRIVRNRPIPIPGNGLHITQFGHVKDLAAAMAAILGKSQAVGQIYNVSGDRYVTFDGLARACAIAAGKSDQDLQIVHYDAKKFDFGKRKAFPMRTQHFFASVDKAKTELGWHPEYDLISGLKDSFLNDYLASGRDKAEVDFSVDDEILKAA
- the surE gene encoding 5'/3'-nucleotidase SurE, whose amino-acid sequence is MTFIITNDDGIDAPGIRALYKAMNGNGVIVAPCDHLSGCGHQVTTTRAIHLKRRSNVEYAIAGTPADCVRIALSHLCPNVKFVLSGINAGGNLGVDSYISGTVAAVREAAMHRVPGIAVSHYRKGKRNVDWDVAARWTAGVLADLLTRTIEPGSFWNVNLPHLEPGDPDPEVVFCEPCKRPLPVNYRIEGDDFYYVGEYQKRDRTPGSDVDVCFSGKIAVTQLRL